tttgtgtgaaaggtgctatatgaataacatgtattattattaaaaaatatggtatatataatttatattaattaatgaatatttatataatGGAATACAGTTATTAAtactattattaaaatgttcttacatgtatttgttagtgATTTCTGTAATACGACACTTTTAAAGAAGCCAGTCTGCATAATTAACGCTTTTGATACTttcagtacattttgctgataatacttctgtacttttactgaagtaatgagatgaattcaggacttttacttgtattggaGTATTTTAAGACTACAGAGTTTCAACTTAGTAAAGAATGGAATGAAAGAATATTTCAGTAAACGTACGTCAACGTGATATTTACAAGATCTACatgtgcagaaacacacatatgtGGAAAAACAAAGTGCTTATTCAGCTGTTCTGATGTcatttgtggtgtgtgtgtacagatcaGATGTATTAATGTTATTGGAAATTCcagaaactgaacattttgagATACATGACTGTGTGATGAGTATAAAGTTCCTGTTTTTTAATGGCTGCCACAGGAAGTCACATGTCAAAGTTCATGTAAAATCCACATAAAACTACTAATGTTTTCATAGGTAGTGTTAAATTCCACTTCATACAGAGGTTGGTGTTGAAAAGCTacaatcacactcacacatacaaaaaaacaggACAGATTTATCAACTGCAGAAATTTTATTGAACCAAATGTGGATTTTGCAAAACAGACTTGCTCTCCATCACCTTCAGTCACAGGAGCACAGTGTGAGCTGACCATGGCTTTGATTTTAAACTACGTCTTTAAACTCATGTTTATAAATTATTGCATTATAGGAAAACGAAATATTCAAGTGTCCAAAACCGCAGGTCTGgtaccagatttttttttcttttcttttattggaCCAAACAAGAAAGCTGGTCAAGAGCCAGAGTAGGAAAACTACCTTCTGTCCTACCGACTATTCAACAAGATAGTTAACCAGCAACTGACTTCATTTCCTACCCTGCAGTCATTAGTAACATCATGGATTGACCCAGCATTCCTCAGTACAGGCCTCTCTGATCAATGTAAGACCACCACTGAACAGACCCCGTATGTCTGAAACTTGGAttgatataaaataatgaaaaaaattagaaaaatgtgCCATCAAATAAAGAGCCTGAAACATAAATAAGCTggcgtggggggggggggcggtgaAGATATAATGGGTACACAACCTCCGCTCTGCACCTGACAGCAGGCAGCTGGGCATGTAAACACTGCTAGTGGGGGAACTGAGGCAGACTGAAGAGAGAAATAACTTAAAGATGGAAAACAAACTTCTTTCAAAACCATCTTCATTCCCCTCCTACAACCTGCAGCCTTTGTtcttctaagaaaaaaaaaaaaaaaaaaaaaaaaaaattcacccacTTGAGCAGATAACACTGTTATAACACCATGACCCTCCTGCACACACCCAACCCCCCCCtcgccccccacccccaccccgtTCCCCCATGACACCACTCCACTCCAACATCTGGAGACTCATTGTTTTATTGAAACACCTTgaagtacaaaacaaaaaagttacaTGAAACGGTGCCTCCTTTTTATTGTGGCACGAgacctaaaaagaaaaaattaaaaaaggaaataaacaaggggggaggggggaggaaggaggaagtgTGTGGGAGGGTCATCACCACTCATCCCTGATGTTGTGTGGAGCTGCAGTGGTGTGTCTTTGTGAGAGCGAGCCTGCCCCCTGGTGTTGTAGGGGGGCGGTGGTGTTACAGAGTCCCATGTTTGTCAGAGGTAATTCACGTGTTAGCTAATAGGAGCTGGTGGGGCTGcgaggggggagaggggggaggaagagCAACAGCAGCACATAGGAGGATGGGAGGAgagtgtggggggggggggagatgggaggggtggggggagtTTGATGGCCTTccaggagagaaggggagagggCTGCTAGCAGCTTCTAGAAGCCGTGGACTTTGAGCTGCTCCTCCTTGGCCAGGTCAATCTGcacaaagagaaacaagagaTCGATGTTAAAATGAGCCCAACCTTCAGTCTGTGCATCACATATCGACTTACTGCTGTCCCCCcgtgaagaagaaaacaactcaGCTGAGACAAACACTCACAGCTGGGAAAAGTTATCCCAACAACACGTGGTGAAACAATAAAATACCCACCTCAATGAGGAACTGGCAGATATTCTTGCGCTGGTCTCCCTGAAGCTGGATCACTTCACCATACTCTGGGTGCTCAATCACTGTCCCATTGCAGGCAAACTTCTGTTGAGGGTcaagaacagaaaaacaatcagtggtggcaagaaaacacacagcattaACCACAAACTGAGGTAGTTACCACTCTTTATAATCACTGAAAACACCAAGGTTAATTACACCTGGGTGTTACCAGGAGTATTTACAACCAGGAAGCTTGAAAGTGCCCCaggaaacacacatatatacaaagCATTTGAGTGCCCGCCCCCATCCGCAGCCGTACCTTCTTGAAGGCCTTGACTAGCTTCTTCTTGTCATAGTCGGTGGCAATGCCCTGGACAGTTGTGAGGGTCTTCCTGCCGTTCCGCTGTTGGATTCTTATGTGGATGTAGTCCTCTGTCCCGGCTGGGAGGCGGTCATCACCCTTAGTTGCATCAGCAAAGGGgtctggatggaaaaaaaaaacatgggaaAAAAAGATCAAACTCCAGAAAAAGCTAGGTTGTGTGCAGAAAATGTGATGCTTTGCTTCCCTATCCcgaccatacacacacacaacacaaatgtTTAATAATTTTACCAGTGACCATATATTAAAATCAAACTCTTCATCCACCCTGTTGTCACCTGGCATCTCTCTTCAGCCGAATCATATTTCAGATGAAGTGCGCAGACGTAAGAGCTAAATATACAGCTTAACAGCTTACAGGAGGCCGACAGCGGCGGTTAGCGGCATCCTTCAGCCAGAAAACACGACTGTGTTCGGGATAACAGCCGAGTCATGGTACCGCTACTTACGGTTTACGCGACGTGAATCGAAGCAAAATATCATCTGTTAATCTGGGTGAAATAAATCTCACGTTACGGATTTCGGCAACTAACAGATTCCTTGAGCACCACTAACGGAGATGAAGAATAAGCTAACGCGTTGGTAGCTAAATGCAGGCCTAATGGCGGCCGTTTGGACGTTAGCAAAGGCCTGCTAGTCGGCTAAAATCAGACTctcttttaaaagtttaacattAATATCAAATCAATGACTTAAAAGGACAAGCGTTACAATTATTAAGAAACATTTGCAACAAAGAAAATATCAGCTAGATTTGAATAAAAAGCTTGGGTTAGCTTCGCTAGCTCTCGCCCTTCCCCCACCTTGTCTCACGGATCAGTTTGGTTAAAAATTCAACTTACCAAAAGTTTGGAGGTTCTGGATAGCGGACATACGATAAGATTTGCTTTCCTTTCGGATAATAACTTGGTTAGCGAGCGGTTCGTCGGCTAACTGTGACTTTTATTTGTCGTATCTGGGTTTTGCCTTTCCTCGGGGACGCTGGACTCGCCTTCACAAAGTCTCACAAAATGGAGATCGTCGAGTCCGAAGCACTAGAAAACAAGCCTTTATAGCCCCGCCCCGAAACCAACGTCAGCACGTCGCTGACGTACGTATGGGACAGATGCCGACGGCGTCACCACGCCCTATTATTTCTCAACTTTACTGGAACAGTGACGTCATCTCTTTATAAATTACGTTTATAAAATTACATCTGTAAATTTCCAAAGCATTAAATAACTTAcgtgttatttttaaattttatttatcttcAGTTCTCTTATTTCTAaaggttttttgttgttgtttgtttattttattgttaatatatatatatatatatatatatatatatatatatatatatatatatatatatatatatatatatatgactttATTCCTGTGCTTTTTATGTTGTTCTATGTCCTTCATTGATCTGTtctactgtgtgttttgtgtgatgGTTTTCCTGTATTCGtgtattatttgtgtgttgtgtatttcaAATTTTGActaataaaattgaaaaaattgTTCATTCACTTCAATAAGTCCAAGCCTcttctgcttgtttttaaattaagCTCTAAGT
The genomic region above belongs to Thunnus albacares chromosome 17, fThuAlb1.1, whole genome shotgun sequence and contains:
- the LOC122967384 gene encoding eukaryotic translation initiation factor 1b yields the protein MSAIQNLQTFDPFADATKGDDRLPAGTEDYIHIRIQQRNGRKTLTTVQGIATDYDKKKLVKAFKKKFACNGTVIEHPEYGEVIQLQGDQRKNICQFLIEIDLAKEEQLKVHGF